Below is a window of Nocardioides sp. S-1144 DNA.
CTGGCTGCGGGTCCGGCGCCGGGCGCAGGCCGACGCCCTGCGCCGGCAGGTCTGGTTGCTGCCGCAGGTGCAGGTGACCCTGACTCGGCTCGGCGTCGGGCACGACGTCGTGTGGAACCTGCGCGTCGAGATCTCCTCCGCCGAGGCCGAGGCCGAGCTGTTCAGGGAGTGAGGCCGGCGAGCGCGGCCAGGCGGGCCAGGCCGCGCGGCGCGTGGGCACCGATCCGCTCCTGCACCGCCACGACCTCGGCGGAGCCGCTCAGGCCCGGCGGCACGCGAGCCGGGTTGAGCGCGACCGAGTCGGCCCACTCCCGGATGTCGGGCTCGGCGCCGAACGACGCGGCGCCGCGCATGCCGAGGACGTTCATCTCGGCCCAGTCGGCCAGGGAGTCGCCGTACGACGTCGGCGGGCAGAGCCGGTTCTTCTCCTCGTCGTCGCCCCGGGTCGCCTCCACGTAGCCCACCAGCGCGGCCCCGAAGCACGGGAAGCCGGCCCGGACCGGCTGCGGCGTGATCGTGCCCGGACCCCAGATCGGCACCCGCGGTGGACGGCGGAGCCCGTCGGCGGCGCAGTCGACGACGAGGGCGTCGGGGCGGATCGCGACCGTGCCCCCGCGCAGGTCGAGCCGGCCGTGGCCGACGGCGTCGACGTGCCCGAGCCGGACGACGTCCTCGATGGTCCGGAGCCGCTCCAGCTCCCAGAGCCCGAGGGTCGGCGCCTTGGCCATGGTCGGCTCGACCGACGGGTCGAGGCGCAGCATGATGCCGGCGTCCTCGAGGGCGTGGAACAGCCCGGGGAGGGACGTCGCCTCCCCCGCCGCGCGCAGGAGGTCGGCGACCATCGCGAGGTAGACGGTGGGATCGGGCTGGACCACGGCCCGGTTGAGCATCCAGGGGTCGCGCGGGCGGACCCAGCAGATCCGGTCGGGGTCGGTCCCGGAGGCCAGCAGCCGGATGCAGGCGTCGGTGGCGGTCTTGCCCGAGCCCACGACGACGTGCTGGCCCGGCGGCTCGCGCTCGAGGGCGGCGTCGAGGTCGTTGACCGGCACCACGCGGACGCCGTCCTCGACGGCGAACCGGCGCGGCGACTCGGCGGGGATGTCGGGCGCGAGGTAGCGCGCGTCGACGACGCGGCACCGCTCCGGCACCTCGAACCGCTCCCCGGTGTCGAGCGAGGTGAAGGTCCGGTCGCCGCGGTACTCGCAGCCGCTGAAGAGCTCGACGCGGCCCGAGGCCAGCAGCCGCTCCTCCAGCACGCGGTCGTAGTAGGCGCAGATGGAATC
It encodes the following:
- a CDS encoding NAD(P)-binding protein, translated to MTRRVEVDYLVVGAGATGMAFTDALVDHADVRVAILDRRPGVGGHWRAAYSFVQLHQASSFYGVASTVLGGGIQQEGPEAGLHERADRDSICAYYDRVLEERLLASGRVELFSGCEYRGDRTFTSLDTGERFEVPERCRVVDARYLAPDIPAESPRRFAVEDGVRVVPVNDLDAALEREPPGQHVVVGSGKTATDACIRLLASGTDPDRICWVRPRDPWMLNRAVVQPDPTVYLAMVADLLRAAGEATSLPGLFHALEDAGIMLRLDPSVEPTMAKAPTLGLWELERLRTIEDVVRLGHVDAVGHGRLDLRGGTVAIRPDALVVDCAADGLRRPPRVPIWGPGTITPQPVRAGFPCFGAALVGYVEATRGDDEEKNRLCPPTSYGDSLADWAEMNVLGMRGAASFGAEPDIREWADSVALNPARVPPGLSGSAEVVAVQERIGAHAPRGLARLAALAGLTP